The nucleotide sequence ATTGATCATCGACCTGTTGGTCGGCGGGCTGTCCGTGACCATCAGTAATGGCGGGACGACTTGATGCGATTGACCATTCTCGGCTGCGCGGGCAGTTTTCCGGGCCCCGAATCGGCCTGTTCCGCCTATCTGGTCGAGGCCGACGGCTTCCGCCTGCTGCTCGACTTCGGCTCCGGTTCGCTCTCCGCCCTCCAGCGCTACGTCGGGCTCAAGGCGGTCGACGCGATCCTGCTGACCCACCTGCACGGCGACCACATCCTCGACGCGATCCCCTACATCGTGGTGCGCCGGTACGCCCCGGACGGCCCCTACCCAGCCCTCCCGGTGTACGCCCCGAGCGGCGCACCGGACCGGCTGGCCAGCGCGTACAGCCTGGACGAGGGGGTGCTGGACGACGTCTACACCTTCTACGGCCTGCAACCCGGGACGTTTCCGATCGGGCCGTTCTCGGTCACCGTCGACCGGGTCAACCATCCGGTGGAGACCTACGGGGTCCGGCTGGAGCACGGTGGCCGATCCCTCTGCTACTCCTCCGACACCGCCCCCTGCGAGTCGCTGCTCCGGCTGGCCCACCGCGCCGACATCTTCCTCTGCGAGGCCAGCTATCTGGACGGGGTGGAGAACCCGCCGGACCTGCACCTGACCGGGCGCGAGGCGGGCGAGATCGCCACCAAGGCGGAGGTCGGCCGGCTGCTCCTGACCCACCTGGTCGCCGCCTGGGGCAGCGAGGCGGTGACCCACGAGGCGGCCCTGGGCGCGTTCGCCGGCCCGGTCGAGATCGTCCGTCCAGGCGCCCGCTACGACATCTAGCTCCGCCGCCGGCGGATCGGCGAACCCCCGCCGGATCGGCGAACCCGTCGGAGTGGCGAATCCGTGGGAGCCGAGAACCCGCCGGATCCGGCATCCGGACACCCTCGGACGGGGCGTTCGGGCGAACACATAGGCTGCGGGGATGGCGCGACCTGACGGGCGGCAGCCCGACCAACTCCGACCGGTGACCCTGACCCGACGCTGGAGCATCCATCCGGAGGGATCCGTCCTCGTCGAGTTCGGCGACACCCGGGTGCTCTGCACGGCCAGCGTCACCGAGGGGGTGCCGCGCTGGCGCAAGGGCTCCGGCCTGGGCTGGGTCACCGCCGAGTATTCGATGCTGCCCCGCTCCACCACCACCCGGTCCGACCGGGAGAGCGTCCGGGGCAAGGTCGGCGGCCGTACCCACGAGATCTCCCGGCTGGTCGGCCGGAGCCTGCGGGCCTGCATCGACCTGAAGGCGCTCGGCGAGAACTCGATCGTGCTGGACTGCGACGTGCTCCAGGCCGACGGCGGCACCCGGACCGCGGCCATCACCGGGGCGTACGTCGCGCTGCACGACGCGGTGAACTGGCTGGCCGACCGGAAGGCACTGGCCGGCAAGCCGGCGAAGGTGATGCACCGGTCGGTGGCGGCGGTGAGCGTCGGCGTGCTGGAGGGCGAGCCGAGGCTGGACCTGAACTACGTCGAGGACGTGGCGGCCGAGGTGGACATGAACGTGGTCTGCACCGGCACCGGGGACTTCGTCGAGGTGCAGGGGACCGGCGAGGCCGGCGTCTTCGCCCGGGACCAGCTCGATGCGCTGCTCGACCTCGGGGTGGCCGGCTGCGCCGAGTTGACCGAGGCCCAGCGGAAGGCGCTGGCCGGATGACCCGGGTACTGCTGGCGACCCGCAACGCCAAGAAGCTGACCGAACTACAGCGGATCCTCGACCAGGCCCTCGGGGCACGGCGGGTCGAACTGGTCGGGCTGGCCGACGTCGAGCAGTACCAGGAGGTCCCGGAGACCGGGTTGACCTTCGGGGAGAACGCGCTGCTCAAGGCGCGCGAGGGCGTCAAGTGGACCAACCTGCCGACGATCGCCGACGACTCCGGGCTGGCGGTGGACGCCCTGAACGGCATGCCCGGGGTGTTCAGCGCCCGCTGGTCCGGCCGGCACGGCGACGACCGGGCCAACCTGGAGCTGGTACTCGCCCAGATTTCGGACGTGCCGGACGAGTACCGGGGCGGCGCCTTCGTCTGCGCGGCCGCCCTGGTGCTGCCCGGCGGCAAGGAGCACCTGGTCGACGGCCGGCAGGCCGGGCGGCTGCTCCGGGCACCCCGGGGTGAGGGTGGCTTCGGCTACGACCCGATCTTCCTCGCCGACGGGCAGGACCGGACCAACGCCGAGCTCTCCCCGGCGGAGAAGGACGCGATCAGCCACCGGGGTAAGGCGTTGCGGGCCCTGGCCAAGGTGATGGCCAGGACCCTCAACGTGAACTAGCTACCGCGAGGCGGCGGTCAGGTCGACGGCATCCAGCGCTGCGCGTTGGTGCCGTTGCAGTCGTGGATCCACAGTCCGGTGCCGTTCGTGGTGTCCGAGCCCGGCACGTCCAGGCAGCGCCCCGACACCGGGTTGACCAGGCTGAAGTTCGGCCCGATCCGCCACTCCTGGTTGGTGGCCGCCCCCGCCTGGCAGGCGTACAGGTGCACCGGTGACTTGTTGGCGGTGGCGTAGCTGGCGACGTCGAGACAGTACGTCGCGATCCGGATCCGCCCGTCGCCGAGCATCGACCAGATCTGCGACGTGTCGCCGCCGTTGCAGTCCCAGATCTGCACCCGGTTGCCGTTCGCCAGGACGCCCCGGTCGTTGTCCAGGCACTTGCCGGCGAACATCGACCGGACCAGCCCGATCCCGCTGCCGTCCAGCCGCCAGTCCTGGTTCTGCCCGCCGTGGCAGTCGTGGATGTACAGCTGGGCGCCGTTGCCGAGCGGTGTCGGCGCGTCCAGGCAGCGGCCGGAGGAGGGGTTCACGAGCGACCCGTTCGGGCCGGGCTGCCAGCGCTGCCCGGTGGTGCCGGCACAGGTGTAGAGCTGCACCAGGGTCTTGTTCGCGGTGCCGTTGCCGGTCACGTCCAGGCACTTGCCGGCGATCCGGACGGTACCGTCGCCGACGACCTGCCAGACCTGCGAGTTGGTTCCGGCGTTGCACGAGTACGCCCAGATGATGTTGCGGTCGGTGCTGGCACCGCCCTTGTTGTCCAGGCAGAACGCGCCGGCCATCGCGGACCGGAGCAGGCCCCTGGCGCCGGTCGGGTTGGCCACCGGCGCGGCCAGGGTGTTGCTGCCGGTGTTCAGCCGGCCCTCGACGGAGCTGTGGCCGCGGTTGGTCCAGAGGTCCGGCCGGCCGTCCCGGTTGACGTCGGTGCCGTCGATGACCGGGGTCGACGCCGAGTCGAAGCCGCTGGTGGCGTAGACGGTGACCGGGCCGCCGGTGACCCCGGCCGGGGTGCCGGTGGCGGTGTCCCCGGTGAGCAGCTCCAGCCGCCCGGTGCTGTTGGTCCGGGCGAAGAGCGCCGGGTTGGCCCCGACCGCGGCGGCGGTGATGGTCCGGCCGGTCCAGCCGGTGCTGAGCACGATCGGCGAGTCGTACGCCCCGGGCGGGAAGCCCGGCGGATAGAGGTAGAGGACGTCGCCGACGACCACGTACAGGTCCGGCAGCGGCGAGCCGGTGATGCTGGGCCAGGGCGACGCGACGATCTGGTCGACGACCTGGTTGCCGGCCTCGCCGTCGACCCGGGGCAGCTGGATCCGGATCCGGTCCACCGGATCGAACGCGCTGCCGTCGCCGGCACCGGGCAGCACGTGCACGTTGCCGTCGGCGTCACTGCGTGGCAGCCGTACCAGCAGGTCCTGGGCACCGTCGCCGTTCAGGTCCAGCGGGCTGACCGTCGAACCGGTCCAGTCGACGAGCGCGCCGGTGCTGCCGGCACCGCCGGGCCCGTCCGTGCCGACCTGGACCGCGGTCTCCACTTTTCCGGTGCCGTCGGCGGCGGCGTACAGCCACGCCCCGGGCCGGAAGACGGTGCCGACCGAGAGGTGGTCGGGACGGCCGTCCCCGGTGAAGTCACCCGGTGGGGCGGGTGCGGTCGGCGCGTCGGTGCTGAACCGGTAGCTGCTGACCGGGCCGGGGTTGCCGGCGCCGTTGATGGCGTAGACGTACAGGATGTTCGGGCCGAACCGGCGGGGCGTGATGCTGACCGTGGTGGCGGCGTTGTCCGGCTGCGCTGGCAGCAGGGTGCCGCCCCGGAACGGGCCGTAGGACTGCGGCACCGTCGCCGGTGGCGCGGTGTTCAGGCTGTAGACGTAGCTGATCGGCGGGTCGGTGCCGGCCGGCGGGGTGAAGGTGAAGCTGCCGGCGGTGCCGACCGGCGCCCCGGTGGTCCCGTCCGGGTACGCCGTCGAGCTGACCGCCGGTGGCGCCGGTTGCCGGCTGTTGAAGACGAACCGGCAGGTCGGGGTCGCCGGGCTGGTGTCCTTGCCGTCGTACGCCTTCACGTACCAGGCGTACCGCTGCCCGTCGGTGAACTGGCCGGCCGGCAGCGTGACCGAGGCGACCTTGTTGTTGCTGACCGTGACCTTGGGCGAGGCGACCGTCACGCCGGTGGTCTCGTTGACGATGCTGAACTGGCCCTCGAGCTGGGTCTGGGCGCCGTCGGGGTCGGAGAGGTTCGCCGAGAAGGTCACCGAGGTGTTGCCGATCTGCCCCACCGGGTTGCTGTTGCACGGCACCGACGGGCTGGTGGCGTAGCGGTCCGGGGTACGCGGGATCGAGTTGAAGGTGATGGAGATGGTCGGGTTGTTCTGGAACTTCCGCCAGGCGTCCCGGTTGCCCTCCTGGTCGTTGATCAGGCCGAGGGTGGCGGTGGACCACTTGCCGGAGGCGGCGCTCTTGATCAGGCCGAGCACGTTGAAGTCGTGCTGCTTCGGGTTCTCGCTGCCGTCGCTGCGCCAGTTGCCGGCGAGCTGCCGGGTGTCCAACTCCTCGTACCGGGTGGGCTGCCGGTTCCAGGTCGTCGAGCTGTTGATCACGCCGACCCGGTAGACGGTGAACCAGAACGAGTTGCTGTTGTTGGCCGACCAGACCGACTTCGTCTGGAGGGTGGCGCTGATGATGTTGGCGCCCCAGAGCGCGCTCGCCACCGGGAACTGGAAGTACGACCGGCCGATGTAGTACGGCGACTCCCAGCCGTTGTAGCCGACCCGGGCCCGCCCGGAGTTGTTCCAGTACGAGTTGTCCTTGCGGGAGCTGTCGACGTACGTCCACGCGTTGCGGGTCGGTGCGGTCGAGTTGGCGTTCCAGGCCGGGTCCAGATAGAGCGGGTAGCGCACGGCCGGGTCGGCGAGCAGGCTCGGGTCCGGCGAGAGGGTGAGCGCGTCGCCGCTGACCCGGGCGGTGACCGCGGCGCGTTTCGCACCCGGGCCGGGTTCGGTCGGGGTGGACCGCTCCGGCGCGCCGGCCCGGCTCGCGTCGGCCGTCCGCGCGCCGGCCGGAGTGCTGCCGGAGTCCCAGATCTCCGGGGCGGGGGCGCTGAACACGGTGCGGCCGTACCCGTCCTCGGCGGCCAGGCTCCCGTCGGGCTGGGTGCGTACCGTCGCGTTGCGGGTGACGAGCGGCAGGGTGAGATTCCGGACCGCCGGGTCGGCGGCGGCCGTCGCGTTCTTGATCACCAGCGCGTGTGCGAAGCCGCCCTGTTCGTTGGCGGTGACCACCAGGTCGACCCCGGGCAGCACCGCCGGGTAGGTCGCGGTGGCGCCGGAGACCGTCGGCGTCGGCAGCCGGGACGGGAACCGCAGGCCGAGTTCGCTGTCGCCGTTGGTGATCAGCGCGAACGGGTCGGTGCCGCCGCCGGAGAGCACCAGGTCGTTCGGGGTGGCGGCCGGGCTGTAGCTCCCGTCGGGGTTGCGCCGCAGGGTCGGGTCGAGCGCCACCCATCCGCCGTCCCGCTCGACGCGTACGGGTCGCGGCGCGACGTCCATCGTGAAGGTGCCGTCCGGGTTGGCGACGGTCCGGGTGGTGGCGGTGGTCGCCGAGCCGACCTCGACCGACTGGCCGGTCGCTCTGGCCTCGGCGGCGGCCCGCTCCGTCTCGCCGAGCCGGCCGACCGGGGTCGGCTGGCGGACCGGCGCCGGCTCCGCCAGCGCGGCGGCCGGTGCGGACACCACCGTCCCGGAGGCGGCCAGTACGAGGCCCAGGGTGGCTACGGCGCCTGGTCGAAGAAAGCGTCTGAAGGCATGGTCAGTCATTCAATCCCCCGTTGCGTGCCGAGATAAAGCGATTGCGACTGTCTGTCCGAATAGGGCAGCAGATGTGACAGGACGATGTGGACCCTGCGGGCCGCACGATATGGCTCCGTCGCGGAAAAGTCGAGAGTTACGCATTTAGATAGCTGGACGGTAGAGTCCGGCCACCGCATCGCAGACCACGGGGGTAGTCAAGATGACGAACGCTGTCCAGGAGCCGGCCGATCGACGTCCGTCAGCCGTCCACTCTCGACGTACGAGATCCGGCGGGAGCGGTTTTTCGAGGGCCGGACGCCGGTTCGCCTCGTACCGCCGCTGTACCGGATCCGGCCTCGGCCTGGTGCTGCTGGCCACCCTCGGCCTGGCGGCGATGCCGCCGGATCCGGCGTCGGCCGCCCCGGCGTCGGCCGAGCAGCGCTGGACCGGGGTGCGGGGCACCCCGATGCCGCCGGCGCCGGAGCGGAAGCCGAACTTCGGCGAGCGCTGGGTGGCGCCACCGGTCAGCTGGCCGGGCGCCGGCACCGCCACGGTCGACCTGGCCGCCGGTCCGGCCGCCGGCAGGTCGTCCGCCGCGAGCGCCGCGGTGGACGCCGGTGAGCTGCCGGTACGCGTCGCGAAGGCGACCCCGGACGGGCCTTCGGGGCTGCGGCTGACCCTTACCGACCGGGCGACCGCCCGGCGTACCGGCGTGGACGGCCTGCTGCTCCGGGCCACCCCGACGACGGACCCGGGCACCTCCGGCCGGGTCCGGGTCTGGGTCGACCCGGCGGGGATCGTCGGCGAGTACGGCGGCGACTGGGCCCAGCGACTCCGCCTGGTGGCGCTGCCGGCGTGCGCGGCGAGCACGCCGGAGGTGCCGGCCTGCCGGGTGCAGACCCCGCTGCCGACCCGGAGCGAGGACGGCCGGCTGACCGCCGAGGTGACGTTGCCGGCCACCCGGTCCGGCCCGCGGGCCGACCGGACCGCACCGCAGCACCGGGAGGCCGTCTTCGCGGTGACCGCCGGCGCGGCCGGCAACTCCGGGGACTACAGCGCGACCCCGCTCAAGCCCTCCGGTTCGTGGACCGCCGGTGGCCACTCCGGCGACTTCGGCTACAGCTACCCGGTCGACCTGCCGCCAGTGCCGGGCGACCTGTCGCCACAGGTCGAGCTGAGCTACTCGGCCCAGTCGATCGACGGCAAGCAGGTGTCCACCAACAACCAGTCTTCGGCGATCGGCGATGGTTGGGATTATTCGCCGGGTGCGGTGGAACGGACCTACCGGACATGCGCCGACGACTCGGCGGCGCCGAAGGTGAACGACTCGTGCTGGGCCGGCCCGATCGTCAGCGTCTCCTTCGGAGCCGGTGCCGGCGACCTGGTCTACGACGCCACCGTGCCGACCAAGTGGCGGCTCTCCAGCGACAACGGCGTGAAGGTCGAGCTGCTGCCCGGTGCCGACAACGGCAGCCACGACGGCGAGCACTGGAAGATAACCACCCAGGACGGTACGCAGTACTGGTTCGGGAAGAACAAGCTGCCCGGACACAGCGGCAACAACCCGACCACCAACTCGGCGTGGACCCAGCGGGTCTACCACCCCCGTTCCACCGACCCCTGCTACAAGTCCAGCGGTTTCGCCAACTCGCACTGCGAAATGGCCTACAAGTGGAACCTCGACTACATCGTCGACCCGCACAAGAACGCGATCGCGTACTACTACGGC is from Micromonospora sp. WMMD1102 and encodes:
- the rph gene encoding ribonuclease PH, producing the protein MARPDGRQPDQLRPVTLTRRWSIHPEGSVLVEFGDTRVLCTASVTEGVPRWRKGSGLGWVTAEYSMLPRSTTTRSDRESVRGKVGGRTHEISRLVGRSLRACIDLKALGENSIVLDCDVLQADGGTRTAAITGAYVALHDAVNWLADRKALAGKPAKVMHRSVAAVSVGVLEGEPRLDLNYVEDVAAEVDMNVVCTGTGDFVEVQGTGEAGVFARDQLDALLDLGVAGCAELTEAQRKALAG
- a CDS encoding ricin-type beta-trefoil lectin domain protein, coding for MTDHAFRRFLRPGAVATLGLVLAASGTVVSAPAAALAEPAPVRQPTPVGRLGETERAAAEARATGQSVEVGSATTATTRTVANPDGTFTMDVAPRPVRVERDGGWVALDPTLRRNPDGSYSPAATPNDLVLSGGGTDPFALITNGDSELGLRFPSRLPTPTVSGATATYPAVLPGVDLVVTANEQGGFAHALVIKNATAAADPAVRNLTLPLVTRNATVRTQPDGSLAAEDGYGRTVFSAPAPEIWDSGSTPAGARTADASRAGAPERSTPTEPGPGAKRAAVTARVSGDALTLSPDPSLLADPAVRYPLYLDPAWNANSTAPTRNAWTYVDSSRKDNSYWNNSGRARVGYNGWESPYYIGRSYFQFPVASALWGANIISATLQTKSVWSANNSNSFWFTVYRVGVINSSTTWNRQPTRYEELDTRQLAGNWRSDGSENPKQHDFNVLGLIKSAASGKWSTATLGLINDQEGNRDAWRKFQNNPTISITFNSIPRTPDRYATSPSVPCNSNPVGQIGNTSVTFSANLSDPDGAQTQLEGQFSIVNETTGVTVASPKVTVSNNKVASVTLPAGQFTDGQRYAWYVKAYDGKDTSPATPTCRFVFNSRQPAPPAVSSTAYPDGTTGAPVGTAGSFTFTPPAGTDPPISYVYSLNTAPPATVPQSYGPFRGGTLLPAQPDNAATTVSITPRRFGPNILYVYAINGAGNPGPVSSYRFSTDAPTAPAPPGDFTGDGRPDHLSVGTVFRPGAWLYAAADGTGKVETAVQVGTDGPGGAGSTGALVDWTGSTVSPLDLNGDGAQDLLVRLPRSDADGNVHVLPGAGDGSAFDPVDRIRIQLPRVDGEAGNQVVDQIVASPWPSITGSPLPDLYVVVGDVLYLYPPGFPPGAYDSPIVLSTGWTGRTITAAAVGANPALFARTNSTGRLELLTGDTATGTPAGVTGGPVTVYATSGFDSASTPVIDGTDVNRDGRPDLWTNRGHSSVEGRLNTGSNTLAAPVANPTGARGLLRSAMAGAFCLDNKGGASTDRNIIWAYSCNAGTNSQVWQVVGDGTVRIAGKCLDVTGNGTANKTLVQLYTCAGTTGQRWQPGPNGSLVNPSSGRCLDAPTPLGNGAQLYIHDCHGGQNQDWRLDGSGIGLVRSMFAGKCLDNDRGVLANGNRVQIWDCNGGDTSQIWSMLGDGRIRIATYCLDVASYATANKSPVHLYACQAGAATNQEWRIGPNFSLVNPVSGRCLDVPGSDTTNGTGLWIHDCNGTNAQRWMPST
- the rdgB gene encoding RdgB/HAM1 family non-canonical purine NTP pyrophosphatase, which encodes MTRVLLATRNAKKLTELQRILDQALGARRVELVGLADVEQYQEVPETGLTFGENALLKAREGVKWTNLPTIADDSGLAVDALNGMPGVFSARWSGRHGDDRANLELVLAQISDVPDEYRGGAFVCAAALVLPGGKEHLVDGRQAGRLLRAPRGEGGFGYDPIFLADGQDRTNAELSPAEKDAISHRGKALRALAKVMARTLNVN
- a CDS encoding MBL fold metallo-hydrolase: MRLTILGCAGSFPGPESACSAYLVEADGFRLLLDFGSGSLSALQRYVGLKAVDAILLTHLHGDHILDAIPYIVVRRYAPDGPYPALPVYAPSGAPDRLASAYSLDEGVLDDVYTFYGLQPGTFPIGPFSVTVDRVNHPVETYGVRLEHGGRSLCYSSDTAPCESLLRLAHRADIFLCEASYLDGVENPPDLHLTGREAGEIATKAEVGRLLLTHLVAAWGSEAVTHEAALGAFAGPVEIVRPGARYDI